The Winogradskyella schleiferi genome contains the following window.
AAGCTACTGTTGAAGCCTTTTGACCTACAGCAACATATATACAATATACAGGCTCACCTGCATCGTAAAATTCTTTTTGATTTAAGATGGTATCAATACAAACCGCTGTTTTACCAGTTTGACGGTCACCAATTACCAACTCACGTTGCCCTCTACCAACTGGAATCATGGCGTCAATCGCCTTAATACCTGTTTGTAACGGCTCAGTTACCGGCTCTCTGTATATCACACCAGGTGCTTTACGCTCTAAAGGCATTTCATAAGTTTCACCAGCGATTGGTCCTTTACCATCAATAGGATTACCTAAAGTATCTACAACACGACCAACAATACCTTCTCCTACTTTCACAGAGGCAATTCGTTCTGTACGTTTTACTATAGAACCTTCTTTCACTCCTATTGAAGTTCCTAAAAGTACAATACCTACATTATCCTCTTCAAGGTTAAGTACAATTCCTTCTGCACCACCATCGAATTCCACTAATTCACCATATTGCACATTAGCTAATCCGTAAGCACGTACAATACCATCACCTACAGTTAATACTGTCCCTACTTCGTCTAATGAAGCACTTGCTTCAAAACCTGAAAGTTGTTGTTTTAAGATTGCTGATATTTCAGCTGGTTTTACTTCTGCCATCTCTATTTAGATATTAGACGTTAGATGTTAGACGTTAGTCGCCAACTCTGACGTTTTTAATTTAATGTAAATTCTCTTTTTAATTTATCGAGTTTGTTTGCGATACTTGCATTATACTGAATATCTCCTACTCGTAATATGAAACCACCTAAGATGCTTTCATCTATAATATTTTCTAATTCTGCTTTCTTACCTGTTAGTTCTTTCACTTTAGCAACAACCTTGGCTTTTAAATCCTCAGTTAAAGGCACTGCTGTCGTTACCTTCGCAATTTGTGAGTCCCTTAGTCGATCGTATAACATTATATAACTTGCAGCTACATCATTTAAAAGCGCCAGTCTTTTGTTTTCAATTAATGTGTCTATTAAATTAAAGGTTGCCACATTAGCATCCTTAAACACTTTTGAAAGTACCGATTTTTTATCTGAAGCTCTCACTACAGGACTTTGAAGCATCTGATCTAAGTCCACACTCTGAGTGATAGCGTTAGTGATTGATTTCATATCACTGTTTACCGCTTCAGCAGATTTATTGTCTGTTGCTAAGCTCAAAACTGCTTTGGCATAACGTATTGCCGCTCTAGATCCTGCCATATCCTATTCTAAATCCTTTCCAAAGGAAAGAAGTTCTTATTAATTAATTTTAGTTTAAAGTTGCTTCTCCTAACATGTTTTCAACCAATTTTAGTTGCTTGTCTTTGTTAGATAATTCTTCACGCACTACCTTTTCAGCGATATCGATTGATAAGCCTGCAACATAGCTTTTTAATTCTGCCATCGATGCTTTCTTTTCACTTTCAATAGCGGCTTGTGCCTGCTCAATCATTTTGCTCGCTTGTGCTTGCGCTTCTTCTTTAGCGTCTGAAACAATTTTATTCTTCATGTCACGAGCATCTTTTAACATCGCTTCACGTTCAGCACGTGCTTCTTGCAGAATACGTTCGTTATCAGCATGAAGGTTTTCCATCTCCCTACGTGCCTTTTCAGCAGAAGCCAATGCATCTTTAATACCTTCTTCTCTTTCGCCTACAGCCCCTAAAATCGGTTTCCAAGCAAATTTTCTTAAGATAAGAAGCAATATCAAAAATGTAATTAACGTCCAAAAGACCAATCCAAATTCAGGTGTAATTAAATCCATTTTGTTTTGTTTTAAATAACTTAAATTTTATCCTTCTACACATAAAGCTTTGAAGGATGATATAAAATACAGAAGCAACCAACCGTTACTTCTGTATCTTAAATGTCTTACCCTTGTAAGAAAGCAACAACAACACCAAATAGTGCTACCGCTTCTACGAAGGCTGCTAAGATTAATGCAGAAGATTGAATCTTTCCGTGCATTTCTGGTTGACGAGCCATAGCTTCCATAGCTGATCCACCAATCTTACCAATACCAACACCAGCTCCAATAGCTGCTAAACCAGCTCCAATAGCTGCAATTCCAGTAATAGTCATAATATAAAATTTAAATTAATTAATGATGTTCTTCTTCAGTTGCCATCCCAAAATAAAGGGCTGACAATATTGTAAATATATAAGCTTGAATCGCTGTTACTATAATTTCAATAACCGTAATAAACAATGAGAATGCTACAGATACTGGTGCTATATAAACAGTTTCAAATACAAATATCAATGACATTAACGCTAATATGATTACGTGACCAGCCGTAATGTTGGCAAACAAACGAATCATTAAGGAAATAGGTTTTACAAACATTCCTATAATCTCAATTGGCATTAAAAATATTTTCATTGGTACAGGAACGCCTGGCATCCAAAAGATGTGCTTCCAATAGTTTTTATTACCGCTAAATGTTGTAATAATAAATGTAATAACCGCTAATGTAAATGTAAACGCAATGTTACCACTTAAGTTAGCTCCATTAAAGATTGGTATTAACCCAAAAATATTATTGATCCATATAAAGAAAAATATGGTTAATAAGTAAGGCATGTACCTTTTGTATTTATGCTCACCAATCATTGGTCTTGCGATTTCATCCCTAACAAATACAATTAGAGGTTCAACAAAACTAGCGACTCCAGTTGGTACGTAATTTTCTGATTTTTTATAACGACGTGCGGCAAATAAAAAGATTAATAACAATAGCGCCACAGAAACCCACATCATAAATACGTTTCTCGTAATCGATAAATCTAATTTCGGTCTGTGTGCGTTTGTTGGATGATGCTCAGCATCGTATTTTACTGCCGTTGCGCCTTCGTCTAAAACATATACTTTTTCGTGTACGTTAACAAAACGCTGTCCGTTCTTCTCAACAACAACTTCTCCGTTATAATCATGGTGGAATTCTGAAGATGAAAACGTGGTTAACCCATTATCCGTCCATAAAATCAAAGGTAGTGGGATAGAAACAGCATGGCCATTCCAATCAAATAAGTGCATTCCGTAAGCATCCTTAACGTGATGTAAGATCATCTCTTTAGGATCGAATTTTTCGTCGTCTCCTCCTTCTTTTGTTTCAGAGGCAAAACCAATATTAAATACCGTTAAAAATAACGCTGAAAATATTATGCTTTTAAAGGTGCTTATTCTCATTCTAATGGGCTTAAAAAATACCTTACTTTAAATTCGGTGCAAATGTACGTACATTATATGAATTCACAAACAATAATTTATCGATAATTTTTAATGCCGTTTTGTCGATTAAAACAACTGATTAATAGGTGTTTTGAAACTATTTATTTAAGACTTCTGAAGAAATTTAGTGATGGTAAAAACCTCAAAGGATAAATACAAGAAATATGGAATGAAGAAATTTGCAAGATCAAATCCTTTCTGCTCTGGTTTAGATAAAATCC
Protein-coding sequences here:
- the atpH gene encoding ATP synthase F1 subunit delta, yielding MAGSRAAIRYAKAVLSLATDNKSAEAVNSDMKSITNAITQSVDLDQMLQSPVVRASDKKSVLSKVFKDANVATFNLIDTLIENKRLALLNDVAASYIMLYDRLRDSQIAKVTTAVPLTEDLKAKVVAKVKELTGKKAELENIIDESILGGFILRVGDIQYNASIANKLDKLKREFTLN
- a CDS encoding F0F1 ATP synthase subunit B, coding for MDLITPEFGLVFWTLITFLILLLILRKFAWKPILGAVGEREEGIKDALASAEKARREMENLHADNERILQEARAEREAMLKDARDMKNKIVSDAKEEAQAQASKMIEQAQAAIESEKKASMAELKSYVAGLSIDIAEKVVREELSNKDKQLKLVENMLGEATLN
- the atpE gene encoding ATP synthase F0 subunit C, giving the protein MTITGIAAIGAGLAAIGAGVGIGKIGGSAMEAMARQPEMHGKIQSSALILAAFVEAVALFGVVVAFLQG
- the atpB gene encoding F0F1 ATP synthase subunit A, with the translated sequence MRISTFKSIIFSALFLTVFNIGFASETKEGGDDEKFDPKEMILHHVKDAYGMHLFDWNGHAVSIPLPLILWTDNGLTTFSSSEFHHDYNGEVVVEKNGQRFVNVHEKVYVLDEGATAVKYDAEHHPTNAHRPKLDLSITRNVFMMWVSVALLLLIFLFAARRYKKSENYVPTGVASFVEPLIVFVRDEIARPMIGEHKYKRYMPYLLTIFFFIWINNIFGLIPIFNGANLSGNIAFTFTLAVITFIITTFSGNKNYWKHIFWMPGVPVPMKIFLMPIEIIGMFVKPISLMIRLFANITAGHVIILALMSLIFVFETVYIAPVSVAFSLFITVIEIIVTAIQAYIFTILSALYFGMATEEEHH